A window from Malassezia restricta chromosome I, complete sequence encodes these proteins:
- a CDS encoding T-complex protein 1 subunit gamma, with protein MSGQQPVFVVNTGPERHSGRKAQISNITAAKTVADVIRTCLGPKAMLKMILDPMGGILLTNDGHAILREIEVAHPAAKSMIELSRAQDEEVGDGTTSVIILAGEVLAHSLPLLERNLHPVVIISAFKKALARSLQIIDSISIPVNVDKDEEMLALIKTSIGTKFVSRWSELMCRLALKAVRTVASIDTNVQRSNDPFSNGVTIDLKRYARVEKVPGGEIEDSCVLDGVMLNKDVTHPKMRRRIENPRIILLDCSLEYKKGESQTNIEITREEDWSKILEIEEQQVKQMCDKILEFKPDLVFTEKGVSDLAQHFLMKANVTCIRRVRKSDNNRIARATGAQIINRVEDLRDADIGTRCGLFHIEKMGDEYFTFLEKCTDPKACTILLRGPSKDILHEVDRNLADAMSVARNIVFHPMLAPGGGATEMAISVGLAQYAGQAMEGVEVAAVHAVADAMEVIPRTLIQNCGGNTIKTLTQLRARHANAEHSYGVDGNTGRVVEMKQYGLYESASIKIQILKTAIESASLLLRVDDVVSAKRNGQSGLGAAPQAQNMAMAGGEEGMNVA; from the exons ATGTCTGGACAGCAGCCAGTGTTTGTAGTTAATACTGGTCCTGAGCGTCATTCTGGTCGCAAGGCTCAGATCTCTAACATTACAGCTGCCAAGACCGTCGCTGATGTTATCCGCACTTGTCTTGGGCCCAAAGCTATGCTGAAAATGATCCTGGATCCGATGGGAGGCATTCTCCTGACAAATGATGGGCATGCTATCTTGCGTGAAATTGAGGTGGCACATCCAGCTGCAAAAAGCATGATTGAACTGAGTCGTGCGCAGGATGAAGAAGTGGGAGACGGCACAACGAGCGTAATCATCCTTGCAGGCGAAGTGCTGGCACATTCCTTGCCCTTGCTGGAACGCAACCTTCATCCAGTGGTGATTATTTCTGCATTTAAAAAGGCTCTGGCACGCTCACTTCAGATTATTGATTCAATCTCGATTCCAGTGAACGTGGACAAAGATGAAGAAATGCTGGCCCTCATCAAAACATCGATTGGCACCAAGTTTGTATCTCGCTGGTCTGAGCTCATGTGTCGCCTTGCCTTGAAGGCCGTTCGCACGGTTGCCAGTATCGATACGAATGTGCAACGTTCAAATGACCCCTTTTCAAACGGTGTGACTATCGATCTGAAGCGATACGCACGTGTTGAGAAGGTACCTGGCGGTGAAATTGAAGACAGCTGCGTCCTGGATGGTGTCATGTTAAACAAAGATGTCACGCATCCCAAGATGCGTCGGAGAATTGAAAACCCACGTATCATCTTGCTTGATTGCTCGTTAGAGTACAAAAAGGGTGAGTCTCAAACTAACATTGAAATTACGCGCGAAGAAGACTGGAGTAAGATATTGGAGATCGAAGAACAGCAAGTGAAGCAAATGTGCGATAAAATTCTTGAATTCAAGCCGGATCTCGTCTTTACCGAAAAGGGTGTATCAGATTTGGCGCAGCACTTTTTAATGAAGGCCAATGTGACGTGTATTCGTCGCGTGCGCAAGTCTGATAACAACCGTATTGCTCGTGCGACTGGTGCGCAGATTATCAACCGTGTCGAGGACTTGCGCGATGCAGACATTGGAACACGTTGCGGCCTTTTCCATATCGAGAAAATGGGCGATGAATACTTCACATTTCTGGAGAAATGCACGGATCCTAAGGCGTGCACTATCTTGCTTCGTGGTCCATCTAAAGATATTCTACACGAGGTTGATCGAAACCTGGCAGATGCCATGTCAGTTGCTCGAAATATCGTGTTTCATCCTATGCTCGCGCCTGGCGGTGGTGCTACGGAGATGGCTATTTCGGTGGGACTTGCTCAATATGCAGGACAAGCCATGGAAGGTGTCGAGGTGGCTGCTGTCCATGCAGTAGCGGATGCCATGGAAGTGATTCCTCGTACTCTTATCCAAAATTGCGGTGGAAACACCATCAAAACTCTAACGCagcttcgcgctcgacatgcaAACGCTGAACATTCATATGGTGTGGATGGTAATACGGGTCGTGTTGTGGAAATGAAACAGTACGGTCTTTATGAGAGTGCTTCGATCAAAATCCAAATATTAAAGACAGCCATTGAG TCTGCATCTTTATTGCTTCGCGTGGATGACGTGGTCTCCGCAAAGCGCAATGGACAATCAGGTTTGGGTGCTGCCCCTCAGGCCCAAAATATGGCCATGGCAGGTGGTGAAGAGGGCATGAACGTAGCTTAA
- a CDS encoding H+-transporting ATPase — MSQYGQSELPPPIVAADNAYTQEHPMTQPGQFQSSEYQTQPGENVIHYEPNGYAQQYSQTYYQPQGDDEARYAAEQEAQQQNYQQPQQESQKTEKPQEDGEKKGGLDFDDLPDDEYGALVTFIRAQKRSGGGDDEEESDIRIVKKRSLWTPWKVREVRVNKNGEEEAVAQKVPQAWLETDVFQGVSESEVPNRRAMFGYNELESPTENLVLKFIGFFRGPILYVMELAVGLAGGLRDWIDLGVICGILMLNAFVGWYQEKQAGDIVAQLKKGIALKSKVIRDGQEREIEAREIVPGDIVVVEDGMTVPCDGRLLADYDDKDLSQATAIRQRMEETKHQGDGGEDDETGVDKGPAIIACDQSAITGESLAVDKHIGDTVFYTTGCKRGKAYVLATDIAKQSFVGRTAALVTQGGGGGHFQKVMTLIGTTLLVLVIVFVLVVWFAGFFRNVGIARPSENNLLIYTLIFLIIGVPVGLPCVTTTTMAVGAAYLAKREAIVQKLTAIESLAGVDVLCSDKTGTLTANKLSIHEPFTSEGVDVNFMMAVAALASSHNVRSLDPIDKVTLTTLKDYPAAIEELESGWSTKRFTPFDPVSKRITAEVAKNGKDYVAAKGAPNAILKLCNPPQEQASQYRQVAGEFASRGFRSLGVAIQEDNKWRLLGLLPMFDPPRADTAATIAEAQSLGVSVKMLTGDAVAIAKETCRMLALGTKVYDSQRLIGSGGMAGSAIHDFVEAADGFAEVFPEHKYQVVEMLQHRGHLTAMTGDGVNDAPSLKKADCGIAVEGASDAARSAADVVFLDEGLSTIITSIKVARQIFHRMKAYIQYRISLCIHLEVYLLLSMIILNETIRANLIVFIALFADVATIAIAYDNAPAAREPVEWQLPKIWIISIVLGLLLAAGTWICRATMFLRGGGIIENFGSIQEILYLEVALTENWLIFVTRLGGGESEITLPSWQLVGAVGVVDILATIFCLFGWLSGAEHRNPLTALHGGWTDMVTVVRVWAYSFGVIVVCAIVYWVMCRIPALDNLGRRNRSVKNEVLEDFFANVQRLTLVHEKGNEEGHDVYSFQTRLDVGDDE, encoded by the coding sequence ATGTCCCAGTACGGGCAAAGTGAACTTCCCCCTCCTATCGTGGCGGCCGACAACGCCTACACCCAGGAGCACCCTATGACGCAACCTGGACAGTTCCAGTCGTCTGAGTATCAGACTCAACCTGGTGAGAACGTGATCCACTACGAGCCTAATGGATACGCTCAGCAGTACAGTCAGACCTACTACCAGCCCCAGGGCGATGATGAGGCGCGCTACGCCGCTGAGCAagaggcccagcagcaAAACTACCAGCAGCCCCAGCAGGAGTCTCAAAAGACTGAGAAGCCCCAGGAAGACGGCGAAAAGAAGGGTGGACTCGACTTTGACGACCTCCCAGATGATGAGTACGGTGCTCTTGTCACTTTCATCCGTGCCCAGAAGCGTTCGGGTGGCGgtgatgacgaagaggaaTCCGATATCCGTATCGTTAAGAAGCGTAGCCTCTGGACTCCTTGGAAGGTCCGCGAGGTTCGTGTCAACAAGAACGGTGAAGAGGAAGCAGTTGCCCAGAAGGTGCCCCAGGCCTGGCTCGAGACTGATGTTTTCCAGGGTGTGAGCGAGTCAGAGGTCCCTAACCGCCGTGCAATGTTTGGTTACAACGAGCTCGAAAGTCCTACTGAGAACCTTGTGCTTAAGTTTATTGGCTTTTTCCGTGGTCCTATTTTGTATGTCATGGAGCTTGCTGTTGGTCTTGCCGGTGGTCTTCGTGACTGGATCGATCTTGGTGTCATCTGTGGTATCCTTATGCTCAACGCCTTCGTCGGTTGGTACCAGGAGAAGCAGGCCGGTGACATTGTCGCTCAGCTTAAGAAGGGTATTGCTCTTAAGTCCAAGGTTATCCGTGATGGTCAAGAACGTGAGATCGAAGCTCGTGAAATTGTACCCGGTGACATTGTTGTGGTTGAAGACGGTATGACTGTTCCTTGCGATGGTCGTCTGCTTGCTGATTACGACGACAAAGACCTCTCCCAAGCTACTGCTATCCGTCAGCGCATGGAAGAAACCAAGCACCAAGGTGATGGTGGTGAGGATGATGAGACTGGCGTTGACAAGGGTCCTGCTATTATTGCCTGTGACCAGTCGGCCATCACTGGTGAATCGCTCGCTGTTGATAAGCACATTGGTGACACTGTCTTCTACACCACTGGTTGCAAGCGCGGAAAGGCTTACGTTCTCGCGACAGACATTGCTAAGCAGTCGTTCGTCGGTCGCACTGCTGCCCTTGTGACCCAgggcggtggcggtggtCACTTCCAGAAGGTCATGACTCTTATCGGTACAACGCTGCTTGTTCTTGTGATTGTGTTTGTTTTGGTCGTTTGGTTCGCTGGCTTCTTCCGTAACGTTGGAATTGCTCGCCCTAGCGAAAACAACTTGCTCATCTACACTCTGATCTTCCTTATTATTGGTGTCCCTGTCGGTCTTCCCTGTGttaccaccaccaccatgGCTGTCGGTGCTGCATACCTCGCTAAGCGTGAGGCCATTGTGCAGAAGCTCACTGCCATTGAGTCGCTCGCTGGTGTGGATGTGCTCTGCTCGGACAAGACTGGTACTCTCACAGCCAACAAGCTTTCTATTCACGAACCTTTCACTTCGGAGGGTGTTGACGTGAACTTCATGATGGCTGTTGCTGCTCTTGCTTCGTCTCACAACGTCCGCTCGCTTGACCCAATTGACAAGGTTACGCTGACCACGCTGAAGGACTACCCTGCTGCTATTGAGGAGCTCGAATCTGGTTGGAGCACTAAGCGCTTCACGCCCTTCGATCCTGTCTCGAAGCGTATCACCGCTGAAGTTGCTAAGAACGGTAAGGACTACGTTGCTGCTAAGGGTGCGCCTAATGCTATCCTGAAGCTCTGCAACCCACCTCAGGAGCAGGCTTCTCAGTACCGCCAGGTTGCTGGTGAATTTGCCTCGCGTGGTTTCCGTTCGCTTGGTGTTGCTATCCAGGAAGACAACAAGTGGCGCCTGCTTGGTCTTCTTCCCATGTTCGACCCGCCTCGTGCCGACACTGCTGCAACGATTGCTGAGGCCCAGAGCCTTGGTGTCTCGGTTAAGATGCTTACTGGTGACGCTGTGGCTATCGCCAAGGAGACATGCCGTATGCTCGCTCTTGGCACGAAGGTTTATGATTCGCAGCGCCTTATTGGTTCGGGTGGTATGGCTGGCTCGGCTATCCACGACTTTGTTGAGGCTGCTGATGGTTTCGCTGAAGTGTTCCCTGAGCACAAGTACCAGGTCGTTGAGAtgctccagcaccgtgGCCACCTTACGGCCATGACTGGTGATGGTGTAAACGATGCCCCTTCGCTGAAGAAGGCTGACTGTGGTATTGCTGTCGAAGGTGCTTCGGACGCTGCCCGCTCGGCTGCCGATGTCGTGTTCCTTGACGAGGGTCTCTCGACTATTATTACATCGATCAAGGTTGCTCGTCAGATCTTCCACCGTATGAAGGCCTACATCCAGTACCGTATCTCGCTCTGTATTCATCTTGAGGTTTACCTGCTTCTTTCGATGATTATTTTGAACGAGACGATCCGGGCGAACCTGATTGTGTTCATTGCTCTCTTCGCTGATGTTGCAACTATTGCTATTGCTTACGACAATGCCCCTGCGGCTCGTGAGCCCGTCGAGTGGCAACTGCCTAAGATCTGGATTATCTCGATTGTTCTTGGTTTGCTGCTGGCCGCTGGTACTTGGATTTGCCGTGCTACTATGTTCCTTCGTGGTGGTGGTATCATCGAGAACTTTGGTAGCATCCAGGAAATTCTCTACCTTGAGGTTGCTCTTACTGAGAACTGGCTCATCTTTGTCACCCGTCTTGGCGGTGGTGAGTCAGAGATTACTCTCCCCTCGTGGCAGCTTGTTGGTGCCGTGGGTGTCGTTGATATTCTCGCCACGATTTTCTGTCTGTTCGGCTGGCTCAGCGGTGCGGAGCACCGCAACCCTCTGACTGCACTCCACGGCGGTTGGACTGATATGGTTACGGTGGTTCGCGTCTGGGCTTACTCATTCGGTGTCATTGTGGTGTGCGCTATTGTGTACTGGGTCATGTGCCGCATTCCGGCCCTTGACAACCTTGGCCGTCGCAACCGCTCGGTGAAGAACGAGGTTCTTGAGGACTTCTTTGCCAACGTGCAGCGCCTtacgctcgtgcacgagaaGGGCAATGAAGAGGGTCACGATGTCTACTCGTTCCAGACCCGCCTTGACGTTGGCGACGATGAGTAA
- a CDS encoding mitochondrial import inner membrane translocase subunit TIM22 yields MASKMPLVAPVYLPGQEPLPPGISEEDRMQIMQSLKYQGYIVKTMESCVGKAAISGVLGFGLGAFFSLMSASLSIDDPLRQTMIDKAAAEKARKLEEEREATKKKNSAPNARSSTTSSLTNTTEATPRLNTEQLNGNSNTKIGSTTPATKTQAFLTKLPGGNYFKNLPAPPPQLPAATMQSTKEFFIQTGRSMYSSGRGFGKVGALYSGIECCIESYRAKNDIVNPVLGGFLAGGILARNTGPATAFSSAMAFAAFSGAIDLFLRRETKDED; encoded by the coding sequence ATGGCGAGTAAGATGCCCCTTGTAGCACCCGTGTATCTGCCGGGGCAAGAGCCTCTACCACCCGGTATATCGGAAGAAGACCGCATGCAAATCATGCAATCACTGAAGTATCAGGGATACATCGTCAAGACTATGGAGTCCTGTGTCGGTAAAGCCGCCATTTCTGGCGTTCTCGGGTTTGGCCTAGGAGCTTTTTTCAGTCTAATGAGCGCATCATTATCTATTGATGATCCACTTCGGCAGACTATGATTGACAAAGCTGCGGCAGAGAAAGCACGGAAACTCGAAGAAGAACGAGAAGCcacgaagaagaaaaaCAGCGCCCCAAATGCTAGGAGCTCGACAACAAGCTCGCTCACGAATACCACAGAGGCAACACCACGCCTTAATACAGAGCAGCTGAATGGAAACTCAAACACAAAAATCGGTTCGACTACGCCTGCCACTAAAACTCAGGCATTCTTGACCAAATTGCCTGGTGGGAACTACTTCAAGAACCTGCCTGCTCCACCACCGCAGCTTCCGGCTGCCACGATGCAGAGCACGAAAGAGTTTTTTATTCAAACGGGTCGCAGCATGTATAGCAGTGGACGGGGGTTCGGAAAAGTTGGCGCTTTATATTCGGGCATTGAATGCTGCATTGAAAGCTACCGAGCGAAAAACGATATCGTGAACCCCGTGCTAGGAGGATTTTTGGCTGGCGGTATCCTCGCAAGAAATACCGGTCCAGCCACTGCTTTCAGCAGCGCCATGGCCTTTGCCGCATTCAGTGGTGCCATCGACTTATTTCTTCGACGGGAGACAAAAGACGAAGACTAA
- a CDS encoding 26S proteasome regulatory subunit T2 — protein MGQVPSGNAPGRGLNKDKDNKKKEGSKKWEPPVPTRVGKKKKHSESAAKLPVVHPTTRCRLKLLKLERIKDHLLLEEEFVMNQDRLRPKDDHDEEERTRVDDLRGSPMAVGSLEEIIDDEHAIVSSSTGPEYYVGIMSFVDKDLLEPGCSVLLHHKTMAVVGVLSEDTDPSVSVMKLDKAPSESYADVGGLESQIQEIKESVELPLTHPELYEEMGIRPPKGVILYGVPGTGKTLLAKAVANQTSATFLRVVGSELIQKYLGDGPKLVRELFRVADEHAPSIVFIDEVDAVGSKRYDSSSGGEREIQRTLLELLNQLDGFDSRHDVKVIMATNKIESLDPALIRPGRIDRKIEFPLPDQKTKMQIFRLHTSRMNLDPDVNLEEFVAMKDDLSGADIKSLTTEAGLLALRERRMRVTKKDFITARERVIDRKNEGTPEGLYL, from the exons ATGGGACAAGTACCCAGTGGAAATGCTCCTGGACGTGGCTTGAATAAGGATAAAGATAATAAG AAGAAAGAGGGGTCTAAAAAATGGGAGCCACCAGTACCTACACGTGTCGGTAAAAAGAAGAAGCATTCCGAGTCGGCTGCAAAGCTGCCTGTTGTGCATCCTACAACACGGTGCCGATTGAAGCTATTGAAGCTTGAGCGTATCAAAGACCACTTGCTTCTTGAAGAGGAGTTTGTTATGAATCAAGACCGTCTTCGCCCTAAAGATGATCAtgatgaagaagagcgTACAAGAGTCGATGACCTACGCGGTAGTCCTATGGCTGTTGGTTCTTTAGAGGAGATTATCGATGATGAGCATGCCATTGTGAGTAGCTCGACGGGTCCTGAGTACTACGTGGGCATCATGAGCTTTGTTGACAAAGACTTGCTGGAGCCTGGATGCAGTGTGCTTCTGCACCACAAGACCATGGCTGTGGTGGGCGTCCTATCCGAAGATACAGATCCAAGCGTAAGCGTCATGAAGCTGGATAAGGCACCATCAGAGAGCTATGCGGACGTCGGTGGTCTTGAATCTCAAATTCAAGAGATCAAGGAATCAGTGGAATTACCGCTTACGCACCCGGAGCTGTATGAGGAGATGGGTATACGTCCACCAAAGGGCGTGATCTTGTATGGTGTGCCTGGAACTGGTAAAACGCTTTTGGCGAAGGCTGTGGCGAATCAGACCTCAGCTACATTCCTCCGTGTCGTTGGCTCGGAGTTGATCCAAAAGTATCTGGGTGATGGCCCTAAACTTGTTCGTGAGCTCTTTCGTGTGGCTGATGAACATGCGCCGAGTATCGTGTTCATTGATGAAGTCGATGCTGTGGGCTCGAAACGTTACGATTCGTCATCTGGCGGTGAGCGTGAAATTCAGCGTACGCTGCTGGAGTTGCTAAATCAACTTGATGGCTTCGACTCACGCCATGATGTCAAGGTGATTATGGCTACTAATAAGATCGAGAGCTTAGACCCAGCTTTGATTCGTCCTGGACGTATTGACCGTAAAATTGAATTCCCCCTGCCAGACCAAAAGACTAAGATGCAAATTTTCCGCCTGCACACCTCGCGCATGAACTTGGACCCTGATGTCAATCTGGAAGAGTTTGTGGCAATGAAAGACGATCTCAGTGGCGCCGATATCAAGAGCCTGACCACAGAGGCGGGTCTGCTGGCcctgcgtgagcgccgcatgcgcgtAACTAAGAAAGACTTCATCACTGCCCGTGAACGTGTGATTGACCGCAAGAATGAAGGTACACCAGAGGGCCTGTATCTATAG